A stretch of the Lolium perenne isolate Kyuss_39 chromosome 3, Kyuss_2.0, whole genome shotgun sequence genome encodes the following:
- the LOC127342798 gene encoding aldehyde dehydrogenase family 2 member C4, which translates to MAAANGEKGFVVPELEIKYTKLFINGQFVDAVAGKTFETRDPRTGEVIATIAEGDKADVDLAVKAAREAFDNGPWPRMPGCARGRILHKFADLVDQHVEELAALDTVDAGKLFLMGKMMDIPGGANLLRYYAGAADKIHGETLKMSRPLQAYTLKEPVGVVGHIVPWNYPTTMFFFKVSPALAAGCTMVVKPAEQTPLSALFYAHLAKEAGIPDGVLNIVPGFGPTAGAAIASHMDIDKISFTGSTEVGRIVMQAAAMSNLKSVSLELGGKSPVIVFDDADVDMAVNLVNMATYTNKGEICVAGSRIYVQEGIYDAFVKKSVELAKKSVVGDPFNPNVHQGPQVDKDQYEKVLKYIDVGKREGATLLTGGKPCSEKGYYIEPTIFTDVKEDMSIAQEEIFGPVMALMKFKTVEEAIQKANNTRYGLAAGVVTKNIDTMNTVSRSVRAGVIWVNCYFAFDPDAPFGGYKMSGFGKDMGIDALDKYLHTKTVVTPLYNTPWL; encoded by the exons ATGGCGGCAGCGAACGGCGAGAAGGGGTTCGTGGTGCCGGAGCTGGAGATCAAGTACACCAAGCTCTTCATCAATGGCCAGTTCGTCGACGCGGTCGCCG GCAAGACGTTCGAGACTCGGGACCCACgcaccggcgaggtgatcgccaCGATCGCTGAGGGAGACAAGGCCGACGTTGACCTAGCCGTCAAGGCCGCCCGCGAGGCCTTCGACAATGGCCCCTGGCCCAGGATGCCCGGCTGT GCGAGGGGTCGGATCCTGCACAAGTTCGCCGACCTAGTGGACCAGCATGTCGAGGAGCTGGCGGCGCTGGACACGGTGGACGCCGGCAAGCTCttcctgatgggaaaaatgatggACATCCCCGGCGGCGCCAACCTGCTGCGCTACTACGCCGGCGCCGCCGACAAGATCCACGGCGAGACGCTCAAGATGTCGCGCCCGCTCCAGGCGTACACGCTCAAGGAGCCTGTCGGCGTCGTCGGCCACATCGTCCCGTGGAACTACCCCACCACCATGTTCTTCTTCAAGGTCAGCCCCGCGCTGGCCGCCGGCTGCACCATGGTCGTCAAGCCCGCCGAGCAGACTCCCCTCTCCGCGCTCTTCTACGCCCACCTCGCCAAGGAGGCCGGGATCCCCGACGGCGTCCTCAACATCGTGCCTGGATTCGGACCCACGGCAGGCGCCGCCATCGCTTCTCACATGGACATTGACAAGATCAGCTTCACCGGCTCGACTGAGGTCGGGAGGATCGTCATGCAGGCGGCGGCCATGAGCAACCTCAAGTCTGTCTCGCTTGAGCTGGGCGGCAAGTCTCCGGTCATCGTGTTCGACGATGCTGACGTCGACATGGCCGTGAACCTCGTTAACATGGCCACGTACACCAACAAG GGCGAGATCTGCGTGGCTGGCTCGCGCATATACGTGCAGGAAGGGATCTACGACGCCTTCGTGAAGAAGTCAGTGGAGCTTGCCAAGAAATCGGTGGTCGGAGATCCTTTCAACCCCAATGTACACCAAGGGCCTCAG GTTGACAAGGATCAATACGAGAAGGTCCTGAAATACATCGACGTCGGCAAGCGCGAAGGCGCTACGCTCCTCACCGGAGGGAAACCCTGCAGCGAGAAGGGGTACTACATCGAGCCCACCATCTTCACGGACGTCAAG GAGGATATGTCGATCGcgcaagaggaaatctttgggccgGTGATGGCTCTCATGAAATTCAA GACGGTGGAGGAGGCGATTCAGAAGGCGAACAATACCAGGTATGGTCTGGCCGCCGGCGTGGTGACCAAGAACATCGACACCATGAACACCGTGTCACGGTCGGTCAGGGCCGGGGTCATCTGGGTCAACTGCTACTTCGCCTTCGACCCCGACGCCCCGTTCGGCGGGTACAAGATGAGCGGCTTCGGCAAGGACATGGGCATCGACGCCCTCGACAAGTACCTGCACACCAAGACGGTGGTCACTCCACTCTACAACACACCCTGGCTCTGA